From the genome of Vicia villosa cultivar HV-30 ecotype Madison, WI linkage group LG2, Vvil1.0, whole genome shotgun sequence, one region includes:
- the LOC131653919 gene encoding eukaryotic initiation factor 4A-10-like yields MAGLAPEGSQFDAKQYDTKMNELLSTDGQELITTYDEVHDTFDDMGLQENLLRGIYAYGFEKPSAIQQRGIVPFCKGLDVIQQAQSGTGKTATFCSGILQQLDYGLVQCQALVLAPTRELAQQIEKVMRALGDYLGVKVHACVGGTSVREDQRILQTGVHTVVGTPGRVFDMLRRQSLRSDSIKMFVLDEADEMLSRGFKDQIYDIFQLLPPKIQVGVFSATMPPEALEITRKFMNKPVRILVKRDELTLEGIKQFYVNVDKEEWKLETLCDLYETLAITQSVIFVNTRRKVDWLTDKMRGRDHTVSATHGDMDQNTRDIIMREFRSGSSRVLITTDLLARGIDVQQVSLVINYDLPTQPENYLHRIGRSGRFGRKGVAINFVTVDDARMLSDIQKFYNVTVEELPSNVADLL; encoded by the exons ATGGCAGGTTTGGCTCCGGAAGGTTCGCAATTTGATGCTAAGCAGTATGACACTAAGATGAATGAATT GCTTTCCACCGATGGACAAGAACTCATCACCACTTATGATGAAGTCCATGATACTTTTGATGATATGGGATTGCAAGAAAATCTCCTCAGAGGCATATATGCTTATG GTTTTGAGAAGCCTTCTGCAATCCAGCAAAGGGGAATTGTTCCTTTCTGCAAAGGTCTAGATGTGATTCAGCAGGCTCAGTCTGGAACTGGAAAGACTGCAACCTTTTGTTCTGGAATTTTGCAGCAGCTCGATTATGGATTGGTTCAGTGCCAGGCTTTGGTTTTGGCACCAACAAGGGAACTTGCACAGCAGATCGAGAAGGTTATGAGAGCTCTTGGTGATTACCTTGGTGTTAAAGTTCATGCTTGTGTCGGTGGCACTAGCGTTCGTGAGGATCAGCGTATTCTCCAAACTGGTGTCCATACCGTTGTTGGCACTCCTGGACGTGTGTTTGACATGCTGCGAAGACAGTCTCTTCGATCAGATAGCATAAAAATGTTTGTTTTGGATGAGGCTGATGAGATGCTTTCACGTGGTTTCAAGGACCAG ATCTATGATATCTTCCAGCTTCTGCCACCCAAAATTCAGGTTGGAGTGTTCTCTGCTACAATGCCACCAGAAGCCTTGGAGATCACAAGGAAGTTCATGAATAAGCCAGTGAGAATTCTGGTAAAGCGTGATGAATTGACCCTTGAGGGTATTAAGCAGTTTTATGTGAATGTTGACAAGGAAGAATGGAAACTAGAGACATTATGTGACCTTTATGAGACTCTGGCTATCACTCAGAGTGTCATTTTTGTCAACACAAGGCGCAAGGTGGACTGGCTCACTGACAAAATGAGAGGCAGGGACCATACAGTCTCAGCCACCCATGGAGACATGGACCAAAACACTCGTGATATCATCATGCGTGAATTCCGCTCTGGTTCTTCCAGAGTTCTCATTACCACCGACCTTTTGGCTCGTGGTATTGATGTTCAGCAAGTGTCTTTGGTGATAAACTATGATCTTCCTACCCAACCTGAAAACTATCTCCATCGCATTGGGCGAAGTGGGCGTTTCGGAAGAAAAGGTGTTGCTATAAACTTTGTCACTGTGGATGATGCAAGAATGCTGTCTGATATTCAAAAGTTTTACAATGTCACCGTTGAGGAATTGCCTTCAAATGTTGCCGATCTTCTCTGA
- the LOC131648265 gene encoding uncharacterized protein LOC131648265, which produces MEFRSKSCRDEKLQIEGKVAAPKSMQDLRCYSANYVYNPNQTCNKEVKMKRAKSTSKSWRFDDAELQRKKRVAGYKLYGAEGKMKGSLRKSFKWIKNTYTQAIYGWW; this is translated from the coding sequence ATGGAGTTTAGATCAAAGTCATGCAGAGATGAAAAGCTACAGATTGAAGGCAAGGTGGCGGCACCAAAGAGCATGCAGGATCTGAGGTGTTATAGTGCTAACTATGTTTATAATCCAAACCAGACATGTAATAAGGAGGTGAAGATGAAAAGAGCAAAAAGCACTTCAAAGAGTTGGAGATTCGATGATGCTGAGTTGCAGAGGAAAAAGAGAGTTGCTGGTTATAAATTGTATGGTGCTGAAGGGAAAATGAAAGGGTCTTTGAGAAAGAGTTTCAAGTGGATCAAAAACACTTACACTCAAGCTATCTATGGATGGTGGTAA
- the LOC131648264 gene encoding uncharacterized protein LOC131648264 isoform X1, translated as MAGLAPEGSQFDAKQYDTKMNELLSTDGQELITTYDEVYDTFDAMGLQENLLRGTGLKSELNQKAHVLETKPSSQILTKSRYAPTIQQENVLPSHYKRDSVIDFQALSSFRQFS; from the exons ATGGCAGGTTTGGCTCCGGAAGGTTCGCAATTTGATGCTAAGCAGTATGACACTAAGATGAATGAATT GCTTTCTACTGATGGACAAGAACTCATCACCACTTATGATGAAGTCTATGATACTTTTGATGCTATGGGATTGCAAGAAAATCTCCTCAGAGGCACAGGCTTAAAATCTGAGTTAAACCAGAAAGCCCACGTACTAGAAACAAAGCCCAGCTCTCAGATCTTGACCAAGTCTCGTTATGCTCCTACAATCCAGCAAGAGAATGTCTTGCCAAGTCACTATAAAAGAGATTCAGTTATCGATTTCCAAGCTCTCTCTTCCTTCCGTCAATTTTCATAA
- the LOC131651340 gene encoding uncharacterized protein LOC131651340 encodes MAAIGPCANSPRLNPQFVKTAANGRTSELKTGIKQLVCASPFAGLDHEDPYTHLTRFYELAENPKEHCKAVVTRPGQKGSNNEVEKNNVEDDTEEKTEKHDGEDEEYEIIDTNAEEEHVNKEVKKKEKLKRKSSKEKMASNVIPSQHLPYPHAPSKKDNARQYTSAIIQRTTPRKESDPGQVTLPLNIGRNLNGDGLIDLGSSINLILLAIVKKLGNVVMKPTSMTLQLADKSITTPYGVVQDLLVKIDKFFFPVDFVVVDMEEDHEMQQAKRGRTKSTSTGPRGAPIARRFLGPA; translated from the exons ATGGCTGCTATTGGTCCATGtgcaaatagtccaagactcaacccACAGTTCGTTaaaactgccgccaacgggcgaacttcagaattgaagaccggtatcaaACAGTTGgtctgtgcaagtcctttcgccggattggatcaCGAAGATCCGTATACGCATCTTACTCGGTTCTATGAATTAGCAG agaatccaaaagagcattGTAAAGCGGTGGTGACAAGGCCTGGGCAAAAAGGAAGTAATAATGAAGTTGAAAAGAATAATGTTGAAGATGATACGGAAGAGAAAACtgaaaaacatgatggagaagatgaagaatatgaaattattgATACTAATGCTGAAGAAGAGCATGTGAATAAAgaagttaaaaagaaagaaaagctgaAAAGAAAGAGCAGTAAAGAAAAGATGGCAAGCAACGTGATACcaagtcaacatttgccatatccCCACGCCCCATCAAAGAAGGACAATGCCCGACAATATaccag tgctataatccaaagaactactccacGAAAGGAATCCGATCCAGGGCAAGTAACTTTACCGTTAAATATTGGAAGAAATTTGAATGGTGATGGGTTAATCGATCTGGGGTCGAGCATCAACTTAATCCTGTTAGCCATTGTCAAAAAGCTAGGAAATGTGGTAATGAAGCCCACTAGTATGACACTACAATTAGCCGACAAGTCCATCACTACACCTTATGGAGTGGTTCAGGATCTGCTAGTTAAAATAGACAAATTCTTTTTTCCGGTGGACTTTGTGGTAgtcgacatggaagaagatcatgag ATGCAACAAGCCAAGAGAGGTCGTACCAAGTCCACAAGTACCGGCCCTCGTGGTGCCCCTATTGCCCGACGCTTCTTAGGACCTGCCTAG
- the LOC131648264 gene encoding uncharacterized protein LOC131648264 isoform X2, whose translation MAGLAPEGSQFDAKQLSTDGQELITTYDEVYDTFDAMGLQENLLRGTGLKSELNQKAHVLETKPSSQILTKSRYAPTIQQENVLPSHYKRDSVIDFQALSSFRQFS comes from the exons ATGGCAGGTTTGGCTCCGGAAGGTTCGCAATTTGATGCTAAGCA GCTTTCTACTGATGGACAAGAACTCATCACCACTTATGATGAAGTCTATGATACTTTTGATGCTATGGGATTGCAAGAAAATCTCCTCAGAGGCACAGGCTTAAAATCTGAGTTAAACCAGAAAGCCCACGTACTAGAAACAAAGCCCAGCTCTCAGATCTTGACCAAGTCTCGTTATGCTCCTACAATCCAGCAAGAGAATGTCTTGCCAAGTCACTATAAAAGAGATTCAGTTATCGATTTCCAAGCTCTCTCTTCCTTCCGTCAATTTTCATAA